Proteins from one Sabethes cyaneus chromosome 2, idSabCyanKW18_F2, whole genome shotgun sequence genomic window:
- the LOC128738712 gene encoding septin-7 isoform X2, protein MSASTPTQPPAGPPVPPVKPILSSPGAYMANFQSSPLNSTAVGAGTTPAAVGSSPAAPVTAGIHSSNKTHEKPTIAARPIPPPTLPKYSSSFNKIDRDRNEFTKIDKAEREKHNSASHLNNANSVGDRHSINSHTNNSIGLSSNVTNMNNNINNNNNNHNNVTSNGTSVNGLANSLTNISLKEKRDAILNANSHHDGGLLQNNGHLDSNKLLHERHEKEKPIIKSKPKELDGYVGFANLPNQVYRKAVKKGFEFTLMVVGETGLGKSTLINSMFLSDVYHPEQHPGPSKRIKKTVAVESTKVLLKENGVNLTLTVVDTPGFGDAVDNSNCWKPIVDFVENKYEEYLTAESRVQRTAIPDTRVHVCLYFIAPSGHGLKPLDIEFMQRLCDKVNIIPVIARADTLTPEEITLFKKQILNEIAQHKIKIYDFPDPSDEEEDAKTLRQLRSRVPFAVVGANAIVEIDGRKVRGRRHPWGVVEVDNLDHCDFVALQNMVIRTHLQDLKDVTNNVHYENYRCRKLAGLGNDGKSKLSNKNPLAQMEEEKREHDSKMKKMEAEMEQVFEMKVKEKKQKLKDSEAELTRRHEERKRALEVQIRELEDRRKAFEIEKAEWEQQNGVTLEELRRKSLEANSKETMDSNKDKGKKKKGLF, encoded by the exons ATGAGTGCATCGACACCAACGCAGCCACCAGCCGGACCACCGGTTCCGCCGGTGAAACCCATTCTGTCGTCGCCCGGTGCCTACATGGCAAACTTTCAGTCGAGTCCACTGAACTCGACGGCCGTCGGGGCCGGTACGACCCCGGCAGCGGTCGGCAGCAGTCCGGCGGCCCCGGTCACCGCCGGCATCCACAGTAGCAACAAAACACACGAAAAGCCAACGATAGCGGCCCGGCCCATTCCACCTCCAACGCTGCCAAAATATTCGTCCTCGTTCAACAAGATCGACCGCGATCGCAACGAGTTCACCAAGATCGACAAAGCGGAGCGCGAGAAG CATAACAGTGCATCGCATCTAAATAATGCCAACTCCGTCGGCGATAGGCATTCAATTAACTCGCATACTAATAACTCCATCGGCCTGTCGTCTAACGTGACTAACATgaacaacaacatcaacaacaataacaacaatcaCAACAACGTCACAAGCAACGGTACGAGCGTGAACGGACTGGCCAATAGTTTAACCAATATTTCGTTAAAAGAAAAACGTGACGCAATCCTAAATGCCAACAGTCATCACGACGGGGGGCTGCTGCAGAACAATGGCCATCTGGACTCGAACAAGCTGCTGCACGAGCGCCACGAGAAGGAGAAACCGATCATCAAATCGAAGCCCAAggagctggacggatacgtagGTTTCGCGAATCTTCCCAACCAGGTGTACCGAAAGGCGGTGAAGAAGGGTTTCGAGTTTACTCTTATGGTTGTTG GTGAAACTGGTCTCGGAAAATCTACACTCATCAATTCGATGTTCCTGTCGGATGTGTACCACCCAGAACAGCACCCGGGACCGTCAAAACGAATCAAGAAAACAGTAGCGGTGGAAAGCACTAAAGTATTACTCAAAGAGAACGGCGTCAATCTGACGCTGACCGTTGTGGATACACCAGGTTTCGGAGATGCTGTAGATAACAGCAATTG CTGGAAACCGATTGTGGACTTTGTCGAGAACAAGTACGAGGAATATCTGACGGCGGAGTCGCGCGTTCAGCGAACGGCCATTCCGGATACACGTGTGCACGTGTGCCTGTACTTTATCGCTCCCTCCGGGCACGGGTTGAAGCCCCTGGATATCGAATTTATGCAGCGGCTGTGCGACAAGGTCAACATCATTCCAGTTATAGCCCGGGCGGACACACTGACGCCGGAGGAAATTACGCTGTTCAAGAAACAG ATTCTCAACGAAATTGCTCAGCACAAGATCAAGATCTATGACTTCCCGGATCCGTCGGACGAAGAGGAGGACGCAAAAACGCTGCGACAGTTGCGAAGCCGCGTTCCGTTCGCAGTAGTCGGTGCTAATGCGATCGTGGAAATCGACGGACGCAAAGTTCGTGGCCGTCGGCACCCGTGGGGTGTCGTTGAAG TCGACAATCTGGACCACTGCGACTTCGTCGCTCTGCAAAATATGGTCATCCGTACCCACCTGCAGGATCTGAAGGACGTCACAAACAATGTACACTATGAAAACTATCGCTGTCGAAAGCTGGCCGGATTGGGTAACGATGGAAAATCGAAACTGAGTAATAA GAACCCACTAGCCCAGATGGAGGAGGAAAAGCGTGAGCACGATTCCAAGATGAAGAAGATGGAAGCCGAGATGGAGCAAGTGTTCGAGATGAAGGTCAAAGAGAAGAAGCAGAAACTGAAGGATTCCGAAGCTGAACTGACCAGAAGGCACGAAGAGCGAAAAAGG GCCCTGGAGGTGCAGATTCGCGAGCTAGAGGATCGCCGAAAAGCGTTCGAGATAGAGAAGGCCGAATGGGAACAGCAGAATGGTGTAACGCTGGAGGAACTCCGGCGCAAAAGCCTCGAAGCCAACAGCAAAGA
- the LOC128738712 gene encoding septin-7 isoform X1 — protein MSASTPTQPPAGPPVPPVKPILSSPGAYMANFQSSPLNSTAVGAGTTPAAVGSSPAAPVTAGIHSSNKTHEKPTIAARPIPPPTLPKYSSSFNKIDRDRNEFTKIDKAEREKLQSKREMFFKSESNSPSGPPPNPPVLSNLNLANNNIVHNSASHLNNANSVGDRHSINSHTNNSIGLSSNVTNMNNNINNNNNNHNNVTSNGTSVNGLANSLTNISLKEKRDAILNANSHHDGGLLQNNGHLDSNKLLHERHEKEKPIIKSKPKELDGYVGFANLPNQVYRKAVKKGFEFTLMVVGETGLGKSTLINSMFLSDVYHPEQHPGPSKRIKKTVAVESTKVLLKENGVNLTLTVVDTPGFGDAVDNSNCWKPIVDFVENKYEEYLTAESRVQRTAIPDTRVHVCLYFIAPSGHGLKPLDIEFMQRLCDKVNIIPVIARADTLTPEEITLFKKQILNEIAQHKIKIYDFPDPSDEEEDAKTLRQLRSRVPFAVVGANAIVEIDGRKVRGRRHPWGVVEVDNLDHCDFVALQNMVIRTHLQDLKDVTNNVHYENYRCRKLAGLGNDGKSKLSNKNPLAQMEEEKREHDSKMKKMEAEMEQVFEMKVKEKKQKLKDSEAELTRRHEERKRALEVQIRELEDRRKAFEIEKAEWEQQNGVTLEELRRKSLEANSKETMDSNKDKGKKKKGLF, from the exons ATGAGTGCATCGACACCAACGCAGCCACCAGCCGGACCACCGGTTCCGCCGGTGAAACCCATTCTGTCGTCGCCCGGTGCCTACATGGCAAACTTTCAGTCGAGTCCACTGAACTCGACGGCCGTCGGGGCCGGTACGACCCCGGCAGCGGTCGGCAGCAGTCCGGCGGCCCCGGTCACCGCCGGCATCCACAGTAGCAACAAAACACACGAAAAGCCAACGATAGCGGCCCGGCCCATTCCACCTCCAACGCTGCCAAAATATTCGTCCTCGTTCAACAAGATCGACCGCGATCGCAACGAGTTCACCAAGATCGACAAAGCGGAGCGCGAGAAG CTCCAGTCAAAGCGTGAAATGTTCTTCAAATCGGAGAGTAACAGCCCGTCTGGGCCACCCCCGAATCCACCGGTGCTGAGCAATCTCAACTTGGCGAACAATAACATAGTG CATAACAGTGCATCGCATCTAAATAATGCCAACTCCGTCGGCGATAGGCATTCAATTAACTCGCATACTAATAACTCCATCGGCCTGTCGTCTAACGTGACTAACATgaacaacaacatcaacaacaataacaacaatcaCAACAACGTCACAAGCAACGGTACGAGCGTGAACGGACTGGCCAATAGTTTAACCAATATTTCGTTAAAAGAAAAACGTGACGCAATCCTAAATGCCAACAGTCATCACGACGGGGGGCTGCTGCAGAACAATGGCCATCTGGACTCGAACAAGCTGCTGCACGAGCGCCACGAGAAGGAGAAACCGATCATCAAATCGAAGCCCAAggagctggacggatacgtagGTTTCGCGAATCTTCCCAACCAGGTGTACCGAAAGGCGGTGAAGAAGGGTTTCGAGTTTACTCTTATGGTTGTTG GTGAAACTGGTCTCGGAAAATCTACACTCATCAATTCGATGTTCCTGTCGGATGTGTACCACCCAGAACAGCACCCGGGACCGTCAAAACGAATCAAGAAAACAGTAGCGGTGGAAAGCACTAAAGTATTACTCAAAGAGAACGGCGTCAATCTGACGCTGACCGTTGTGGATACACCAGGTTTCGGAGATGCTGTAGATAACAGCAATTG CTGGAAACCGATTGTGGACTTTGTCGAGAACAAGTACGAGGAATATCTGACGGCGGAGTCGCGCGTTCAGCGAACGGCCATTCCGGATACACGTGTGCACGTGTGCCTGTACTTTATCGCTCCCTCCGGGCACGGGTTGAAGCCCCTGGATATCGAATTTATGCAGCGGCTGTGCGACAAGGTCAACATCATTCCAGTTATAGCCCGGGCGGACACACTGACGCCGGAGGAAATTACGCTGTTCAAGAAACAG ATTCTCAACGAAATTGCTCAGCACAAGATCAAGATCTATGACTTCCCGGATCCGTCGGACGAAGAGGAGGACGCAAAAACGCTGCGACAGTTGCGAAGCCGCGTTCCGTTCGCAGTAGTCGGTGCTAATGCGATCGTGGAAATCGACGGACGCAAAGTTCGTGGCCGTCGGCACCCGTGGGGTGTCGTTGAAG TCGACAATCTGGACCACTGCGACTTCGTCGCTCTGCAAAATATGGTCATCCGTACCCACCTGCAGGATCTGAAGGACGTCACAAACAATGTACACTATGAAAACTATCGCTGTCGAAAGCTGGCCGGATTGGGTAACGATGGAAAATCGAAACTGAGTAATAA GAACCCACTAGCCCAGATGGAGGAGGAAAAGCGTGAGCACGATTCCAAGATGAAGAAGATGGAAGCCGAGATGGAGCAAGTGTTCGAGATGAAGGTCAAAGAGAAGAAGCAGAAACTGAAGGATTCCGAAGCTGAACTGACCAGAAGGCACGAAGAGCGAAAAAGG GCCCTGGAGGTGCAGATTCGCGAGCTAGAGGATCGCCGAAAAGCGTTCGAGATAGAGAAGGCCGAATGGGAACAGCAGAATGGTGTAACGCTGGAGGAACTCCGGCGCAAAAGCCTCGAAGCCAACAGCAAAGA
- the LOC128738712 gene encoding septin-7 isoform X3, with translation MFFKSESNSPSGPPPNPPVLSNLNLANNNIVHNSASHLNNANSVGDRHSINSHTNNSIGLSSNVTNMNNNINNNNNNHNNVTSNGTSVNGLANSLTNISLKEKRDAILNANSHHDGGLLQNNGHLDSNKLLHERHEKEKPIIKSKPKELDGYVGFANLPNQVYRKAVKKGFEFTLMVVGETGLGKSTLINSMFLSDVYHPEQHPGPSKRIKKTVAVESTKVLLKENGVNLTLTVVDTPGFGDAVDNSNCWKPIVDFVENKYEEYLTAESRVQRTAIPDTRVHVCLYFIAPSGHGLKPLDIEFMQRLCDKVNIIPVIARADTLTPEEITLFKKQILNEIAQHKIKIYDFPDPSDEEEDAKTLRQLRSRVPFAVVGANAIVEIDGRKVRGRRHPWGVVEVDNLDHCDFVALQNMVIRTHLQDLKDVTNNVHYENYRCRKLAGLGNDGKSKLSNKNPLAQMEEEKREHDSKMKKMEAEMEQVFEMKVKEKKQKLKDSEAELTRRHEERKRALEVQIRELEDRRKAFEIEKAEWEQQNGVTLEELRRKSLEANSKETMDSNKDKGKKKKGLF, from the exons ATGTTCTTCAAATCGGAGAGTAACAGCCCGTCTGGGCCACCCCCGAATCCACCGGTGCTGAGCAATCTCAACTTGGCGAACAATAACATAGTG CATAACAGTGCATCGCATCTAAATAATGCCAACTCCGTCGGCGATAGGCATTCAATTAACTCGCATACTAATAACTCCATCGGCCTGTCGTCTAACGTGACTAACATgaacaacaacatcaacaacaataacaacaatcaCAACAACGTCACAAGCAACGGTACGAGCGTGAACGGACTGGCCAATAGTTTAACCAATATTTCGTTAAAAGAAAAACGTGACGCAATCCTAAATGCCAACAGTCATCACGACGGGGGGCTGCTGCAGAACAATGGCCATCTGGACTCGAACAAGCTGCTGCACGAGCGCCACGAGAAGGAGAAACCGATCATCAAATCGAAGCCCAAggagctggacggatacgtagGTTTCGCGAATCTTCCCAACCAGGTGTACCGAAAGGCGGTGAAGAAGGGTTTCGAGTTTACTCTTATGGTTGTTG GTGAAACTGGTCTCGGAAAATCTACACTCATCAATTCGATGTTCCTGTCGGATGTGTACCACCCAGAACAGCACCCGGGACCGTCAAAACGAATCAAGAAAACAGTAGCGGTGGAAAGCACTAAAGTATTACTCAAAGAGAACGGCGTCAATCTGACGCTGACCGTTGTGGATACACCAGGTTTCGGAGATGCTGTAGATAACAGCAATTG CTGGAAACCGATTGTGGACTTTGTCGAGAACAAGTACGAGGAATATCTGACGGCGGAGTCGCGCGTTCAGCGAACGGCCATTCCGGATACACGTGTGCACGTGTGCCTGTACTTTATCGCTCCCTCCGGGCACGGGTTGAAGCCCCTGGATATCGAATTTATGCAGCGGCTGTGCGACAAGGTCAACATCATTCCAGTTATAGCCCGGGCGGACACACTGACGCCGGAGGAAATTACGCTGTTCAAGAAACAG ATTCTCAACGAAATTGCTCAGCACAAGATCAAGATCTATGACTTCCCGGATCCGTCGGACGAAGAGGAGGACGCAAAAACGCTGCGACAGTTGCGAAGCCGCGTTCCGTTCGCAGTAGTCGGTGCTAATGCGATCGTGGAAATCGACGGACGCAAAGTTCGTGGCCGTCGGCACCCGTGGGGTGTCGTTGAAG TCGACAATCTGGACCACTGCGACTTCGTCGCTCTGCAAAATATGGTCATCCGTACCCACCTGCAGGATCTGAAGGACGTCACAAACAATGTACACTATGAAAACTATCGCTGTCGAAAGCTGGCCGGATTGGGTAACGATGGAAAATCGAAACTGAGTAATAA GAACCCACTAGCCCAGATGGAGGAGGAAAAGCGTGAGCACGATTCCAAGATGAAGAAGATGGAAGCCGAGATGGAGCAAGTGTTCGAGATGAAGGTCAAAGAGAAGAAGCAGAAACTGAAGGATTCCGAAGCTGAACTGACCAGAAGGCACGAAGAGCGAAAAAGG GCCCTGGAGGTGCAGATTCGCGAGCTAGAGGATCGCCGAAAAGCGTTCGAGATAGAGAAGGCCGAATGGGAACAGCAGAATGGTGTAACGCTGGAGGAACTCCGGCGCAAAAGCCTCGAAGCCAACAGCAAAGA